ATCTTTCTATCAATAGGTCTTGATCGAAGCGATCGAGCGCTCGGCCGTCGCCTTGTAATCCTTCGGATTGTCGTGCTCGACGACATAGTATTTCGCTGAAGTCTTGGAGAGCGCCTCGAAAAGCTTCTTCCAGTCGACGGTGCCATGGCCGACGTCGGCCCAGCCGTCCTGATCCTTGTTTTCGCCGGCAGCGGCGATGTCCTTGACGTGAACGGCGGTGATGCGCTTGCCGTATTTCTCGATCCAGGCGAAGGGATCAGCACCGCCGCGGATGATCCAGGCGATATCGGCCTCCCACGAGAGATCGGGACCACCGGCAAAGATGTGATCCTGCGGAACCGAGCCGTCGGCCAAGGCGATGAACTCGAAGTCATGGTTGTGCCAGCCAAAATCGAGGCCCGCCTTGCGGAAGGGCTCGCCGGCCTTCTGCAAGCGTTCGCCGAAGGCACGCCAACCGGCGGCATCGGTTGGACGCTGATCGGGCATCAGGTAGGGGCAATAGATCGCGCGGATACCGAGCGTCTTGGCGATGGCAATTGCGCGCTCCGGATCACTTTCCAGCAGATCGAGACCGAAATGGGCGGATGGCATGGTGACGCCGGCTGCATCCATGTCAGATTTCAGCGCGGCGAGCGCGGTGTCGTCGAGAGCCGCGTAAAGGGCGCCGTAGCCTTCTACCTGGGTGTAGCCGAGCGAACCGGCCGTCTTCAGCACATCGCCCAGTGGTGGGAAATTGCGGGCGCTGTAAAGCTGGAAGCTGACATCTTTCATGGGTATTCCTCCTCGTGTTCTATCTAACCCAGGTGTCGTAATCCGACACCAGAAGGTGGTTGGGAGCGGTATCTTCCTGAATGGTCGAAAAGCGGCCGACGGGCTCGCGGAAGTAATTGTCTGTGAGATCGTCGTTGACGGTAGAAACCTCGCCGATCAGCACGTCTGCCCCCTCGGCCCAGAAGGCATGCCAGTTGCCAGGCAGCAGCGTCACGCTTTCGCCGGGCGCGAGCTTTAGGAGCCCGCCGGGAGAGAACCTGCGCAGGCGTGCGTCAGTTGCGACGACGACCTCGCTTTCCTCGTCGACGGTGCCATCGGCGAGCGAATTGTACATCTGCAGCACCAGCATTCCGCCGCCGCGATTGATGATGTCCTCGGTTTTAACTGCGTGACGATGCAGAGGGTTCGTCTGATCCTTTGCAGTGATCATCAGCTTTTCGGCATAGATCATGCCATGGCCGCTGGAAAGCGCACCAGAGGTGCCGTTGCGCAGCGTGAACAGAACCAGGCCATAGCTGCCAAAACGGCCCTTACCGAAATCGGTGATGTCCCAGCCGAGGCGGGCATCGCGGATCGACGGGCTATCGGTTGCGGCGCGCTGCTTCAGTTCCTCCGGCCCCCAATAGGCAAAGGGTGGCAGCACGAAGCCGAAGCTGCGCATGAAGGCATCGCTCTTGTCGATGATCGCATTGACTTCACTGCGCAGCATGGGGTTCTCCTCAACCGTTGCCCTGACAGGATTGCAGATCGTAGCTGGTGAAGATCGGTGCGCCGCCGGCAGGTGCCTTTTTCGGCGTGAAGCGGATAGTGCGGGTCTCACCGGCCGTCAGATCGAATGCATTGTCGGAATAGCGACCCTCGATTTCAGCTTCGATCATGACATGGAGTGCGAGGCCGGTTGCAGAAACGGCGATCTCGACGCTGCCGTCGCCGAACGGACGGGAGGCAAGCGACAGGCCGGAGGGCTGAAGATCGAGCGCCTTGTAAGTGCCGGTCACGTGATGGCCCTCGCCACGCATGCCGTTGGATGCCTCGAAGGACCAGAACAGCAGGTGGTTGGCGGGCACGTCCGCCGTCGGGATCGTAAGCAAGGTCGCGGCGCGATCCGGGCTGCAGGTTCCGCCGGCGGCGGTGAGCGGCGTCTTCGTGCCATCTAGGGAGACGAGGAAGGTCTGCAACTCTACGATCACCGGTTCGGCGGTGTCGTTGACCATGGAGAAGGCGATCTCCCTGCCATCCGCAGACGGAATTGCGGCCACAGCAACCGGCTGGAAGAAGCGGCGGACCATATAGTGCATGGCCTTCCAGTTGCCGCCGTAGTCGAGGCTTGCCCAGGAAGCGACCGGCCAGGTGTCGTTGAGCTGCCAGTAAAGCGTGCCCATGCAATGGGGCTTCAGCGAGCGCCAGTAATCGACGGCGGTCTTGATCGCGAGGCCCTGCTGCACCTGGCTCAGATAGACGAAGTTGGCGAAATCCTTCGGGAAGCGGAAATAGCGGAACATGGTGCCGGCGATACGCTCGTTGCCGCCGGCATTCTTCTGGTGCGCCTCCATGACGGGCGATGCAACGTTGAGGTCTTTCGCTTCGGCGAACTGCCGCACGACCGGCATGGAGGTGTAGGACTGGAAGCCGAATTCCGAGCAGAAGCGGGGCTTGACCGTGCGGTAGTTGTCGAAGCTCTTGTTCTCGTGCCAGACGGACCAGTAGTGCATGTCGCCGGAGCCGTCAGCATGCCAGGCATCGCCGAAATTCAGCACGCCGACAGACGGGCTCGACGGCCACCAGAGGAGATGCGGCGCAGCTTTCTTCAACGCCGTTTCGACCGTTCGGTTGAGGCGATCATAGGAGACGAGATAGCGGTCGCGATCCTTGCGGCTTTCCTCGAACCAGGTGAGCGCACCGACCAGCTCGTTATCGCCGCACCAAAGCGCGATCGACGGATGGGATGCGAGACGCTTGACCTGATAATCGACCTCGGCCGCGACGTTTTCGAGGAAATCCGGGGTCGATGGATAGAGGTTGCAGGCGAACATGAAATCCTGCCAGACCAGCAGGCCAAGGCGGTCGCAGAGGTCGTAGAACCAATCCGGCTCATAGAAGCCGCCGCCCCAGACGCGGATCATGTTCATGTTGGCATCGACCGCCGATCGCAGAAGGTCTCCAACGCCCTCGGGGCTGACGCGCGATATCAGGGCATCGGCAGGAATCCAGTTCGCCCCGCGGCAGAAGATCTCGCGGCCGTTGATACGGAAGGCAAAGCGATTGCCGGCCTCGTCCTTGTCGGTGATGAGTTCGACTGTGCGAAAGCCGATCTGTCGGACAACACTGTTGCTGGGAACAGAGAGGACCAGTTGGCTCAGCGCCTGCTCACCGCTGCCAGCCGGCCACCAGAGGCGAGGCTTTTCCACGGAGAAGACATGGGTGACGACCGTCTCGCCCTCGTTGACGGCGCAATCGAGGTGGTCTTTCTGGTCGTCCAACGACAGATCTAGGGAGACGATGCCGGGCTCGGCTGCGTGCAGCGTGACGGTGACCTGCAGATGGATCGCGCCATTCGCCTGCGGAACCTGTTTGGTCACCACATGCTCGATGCGAGCCGCCGCCATCTTGCGCAGGGCGATGACGCCGTAGATGCCGAGCGGCGCAATGGCGATGTTCCAGTCCCAGCCGAAATGGCATTGCGGCTTGCGCAGCATGTTGCCATTGGGAATCGGGGAATTGCCTGTTGAATAGGGGATGTAGAACGGCTGTTTTTCCTGAAGCTCGGCGCCGGCCGCGATGGATGAGCGGAGAGTGACGCGAAGATGGTTTTCTCCAGCCTTCAACGCCGAGGAGACGTCTGGTCGATAACGGCGGAAGCAATTGTCGGATTGCAGGACGAGCATGTCGTTGACATGGACTTCAGCGACCGTATCGAGGCTTTCGATATCGAGATACCAGCTGCCGCCGAGATCGGTACTGTCGAGGGTGAAGGATCGCTCCAGAACCCAATCCTTGTTGGCCACCCATTGCACATCGTCCTCATTGCGGCCTGCATAGGGGTCAGCGATGACGCCAGCTGCCTGCAGTGCGCTATGGACATCGCCGGGGATGGCAATAGCAAGCGTGTGGGACTGGTCGGCGCTTGCGAGCTGCCAGTTGCCGGAAAGATCGAGGTTGATGGTGGATACGGTCATGGCCAGAGAATTCCAGAATCGAGGCATAAGGGACGGTTGAGTGGGCGCAGATTTACCCCCCTCTGTCACTCCGCAACACCTCCCCCTCAAGGGGAGAGATCACCGTGAAACCTGTGCTTTCACGGGAAAATGACAATCTCCCCCCTTGAGGGGGAGGTGTCGGCAAAGCCGACAGAGGGGGGTGAAGCCGCGACATGCTCAGACCCGGTTTTCCGTTGTCGCATCGAACACAGACGCCATCGACATATCGAAACTGAGCTTGACCGCCGTGCCCGGCGCATAACGGCGGCTTCCGGCGATGCGGACCGACATCGTCTGTCCGGCAAGCTTCAGCCAGAGCAGGTTGTCAGCGCCCATCGGCTCCTCGATATCGACGACCGCATCGTGAAACTCGCCACCCGGAATGGCTTCGTCGACTTTCACATGCTCGGGGCGGACACCGAGTACAATCTTGCGCCCTGCATCAAGCGGCGTGCGGGCCGGATAAGCGTCCAGGCCAAAATCGACGCCATTGATACGCGCGAACTTATGGCCTTCGCGATCGACGATCTCACCGCGGAAGAAGTTCATCGACGGAGAACCGATGAAGCCCGCTACGAAAAGGTTTTCCGGAATGTTGTAGATCGTCATCGGATCGGCAAGCTGCTGGATGACACCGCTCTTCATGACGGCGATACGGTCAGCGAGCGTCAGGGCCTCGATCTGGTCGTGGGTGACGTAGATCATCGTATTCTCCAGCGACTGGTGCAGCCGCTTGATTTCCACGCGCAGTTCCGAGCGCAGCTTGGCATCGAGGTTCGACAGCGGCTCGTCGAAGAGGAACACATCGACATCACGCACCAGAGCACGGCCGATCGCGACCCGCTGCCGCTGGCCGCCGGAAAGTTCCGCCGGCTTGCGCTTCAAGAGCGGCTGAATCTGCAGAATCTCGGCAGCGCGAGCCACTCGCTTGTCGATTTCCGTCTGCGGCAGCTTGGCGACCTTGAGGCCGAAAGAGAGGTTCTTCTCCACCGTCATCTGTGGATAGAGCGCGTAGGACTGGAACACCATGCCGATGCCGCGGTCCTTGGGCTCCTCCCAGGTGACGTTCTTGCCTTTGATGAAAATCTGGCCTTCCGAGATATCGAGCAGGCCGGCGATACAATTGAGCAGGGTCGACTTGCCGCAGCCGGATGAACCGAGAAGGACAAGGAACTCGCCGTCGCGGATTTCCAGATTGAGGTTCTCGAGCACGTTGACCGAGCCGAAGCTCAAAGACAGGTCCTTGATGGATACACTTGAATTCATTGGGGATCAGCCTTTCACAGCACCGGCGGCGATGCCGCGGACGAAGAGACGTCCAGAGACGAAGTAGACGATAAGCGGAACGGCACCCGTCAGGATCGTTGCCGCCATGTTGACGTTGTATTCCTTCACGCCCTGCACCGAGTTGACGATGTTGTTGAGCTGCACCGTCATCGGGTAATATTCCGGGCGGGTGAAGACGACGCCGAAGAGGAAGTCGTTCCAGATGCCGGTGACCTGCAGGATCATCGCCACGACGAAGATCGGCAGCGACATCGGCGCCATGATCCGGAAATAGATCGCCCAGAACCCCGCCCCGTCGATGCGGGCAGCCTTGAACAGTTCCTCCGGTAGCGAGGCGAAGTAGTTGCGGAACAGCAGCGTCAGGATCGGCATACCAAAGATGCTGTGCACGAGGATCAGGCCCGTCAGCGTGCCATAGATACCCATTTCACGCAGCACGATGACGATCGGATAGATCATCACCTGATAGGGAATGAAAGCGCCGACGACGAGGATCGAGAAGAACAATTCCGCGCCTTTGAACCGCCAGTTGGCAAGCGCATAGCCGTTGACGGAAGCAATGGCGATTGAGACAATCACCGACGGAACGGTGATCCGCACTGAATTCCAGAACCCGCGTGACAGCCCATCACAGTTGAGGCCTGTGCAGGCGCTGGACCATGCCTTGACCCAGGGCTCGAAGGTGATCTCCACCGGCGGCGAGAAGATGTTGCCGAGGCGAATTTCCGGCATGCCTTTCAAGGAGGTCACGACCATCACATAAAGCGGCAGCAGGTAATAGGCGGCTGCGACGAACAGCGTGCCGTAGATGATGATGTTGCGCGGTGACAGCAGCGGGCGCGGTTTACGGCCGGCGGGGCCGGAAAGCGTCGCCTTGGTCCCGGTCGGTGCAGTTTGAATGGCGATATCAGGCACGCTTGCGCCCTCCCCCGAATTCCAGATAGGCCCAAGGCACAATGATGATGGCGACGGTGATCAGCATCATGGTCGAGGCGGCGAAACCCTGCCCCAGGTTCTGCGCCTGGAACATGTAGTCGTAGACGTATTTCGCCGGCACTTCCGAGGCGATGCCGGGACCGCCTGATGTCTGGGCGACGACGAGGTCATAGACCTTAACGATACCTGACGCGATGATGACCAGGGTGGTGATGAAGACAGGCCGCATCATCGGGATGATGATCAGCAGATAGGTCTTCCACATCGGAATGCCATCGACGCGCGATGCCTTCCAGATGTCCTCGTCGATACCGCGAAGACCTGCCAGCATCAGGCACATGACGAGACCCGTGCCCTGCCAGAGGGCGGCGATGAGAATGCCGTAGATGACGATGCTCGGCGTATAGAGCGGATCGAAGACGAAGGTCGTCCAGCCCAGTGACCGCACGACGGACTGAACGCCGAATTCCGGGTTCAAAATCCATTGCCAGACGAGGCCGGTTACGATGAAGGACAGCGCGAATGGGTAGAGGAAGATCGTCCGAAACGTATTTTCAAAACGGATCTTCTGGTCCATCAGCGCCGCCAGAAGAAAGCCGATGACGAGACTGAAAATCAGCGAGAAAAAACCATAGATGGCGAGATTCTCGATCGAGACGACCCATCTTGGAGCGGCCCACAGGCGCTCATATTGATCAAGGCCGACGAACTTCAGCCGTGGCAGAAGCTTCGAGTTGGTAAAGGAATAGAGGACCGTCCAGAGTGTGCCGCCAAGGAAGATGACGACGGCCGTCAGGATCATCGGGATAGAGGCAATCTTTGCATTCAGATTGCGGAAAAGTTGGTTTGGTCGGCCGGTTTTAGCGTGTCCCGCCATTATGATTTTCCTCCGGTATCGCAAGCGCTTCCACAATCAGGAGCCGGAACGCGGAACGCGCGCGGCATCCTTCCGGTTATCCCGTCGCGCATGGCCATCTTCAGGCGACCTTGTTTGCGGACAGAGAGATGCCATCACATCCTCGACACACCGCTCAAGCGAGCCGGCCAGGTCTTAGAGGGGAACACCGGCCCCGCTTTCGCGGAGCCGGATAAGTGACGACGAGCCTTGCGATCAATCGGCAGATGCGATGATCTCGGCGAAGCGCTTCTGCGCGTCTTCCGGCGTGATCGACGGATTGGCGAAGAATTCGGAGAACAGGTCTTCCTTCTGCTTCTGGCTGTCGGCTG
This genomic stretch from Pararhizobium capsulatum DSM 1112 harbors:
- a CDS encoding sugar phosphate isomerase/epimerase family protein, yielding MKDVSFQLYSARNFPPLGDVLKTAGSLGYTQVEGYGALYAALDDTALAALKSDMDAAGVTMPSAHFGLDLLESDPERAIAIAKTLGIRAIYCPYLMPDQRPTDAAGWRAFGERLQKAGEPFRKAGLDFGWHNHDFEFIALADGSVPQDHIFAGGPDLSWEADIAWIIRGGADPFAWIEKYGKRITAVHVKDIAAAGENKDQDGWADVGHGTVDWKKLFEALSKTSAKYYVVEHDNPKDYKATAERSIASIKTY
- a CDS encoding carbohydrate ABC transporter permease, whose amino-acid sequence is MAGHAKTGRPNQLFRNLNAKIASIPMILTAVVIFLGGTLWTVLYSFTNSKLLPRLKFVGLDQYERLWAAPRWVVSIENLAIYGFFSLIFSLVIGFLLAALMDQKIRFENTFRTIFLYPFALSFIVTGLVWQWILNPEFGVQSVVRSLGWTTFVFDPLYTPSIVIYGILIAALWQGTGLVMCLMLAGLRGIDEDIWKASRVDGIPMWKTYLLIIIPMMRPVFITTLVIIASGIVKVYDLVVAQTSGGPGIASEVPAKYVYDYMFQAQNLGQGFAASTMMLITVAIIIVPWAYLEFGGGRKRA
- a CDS encoding ABC transporter ATP-binding protein, which translates into the protein MNSSVSIKDLSLSFGSVNVLENLNLEIRDGEFLVLLGSSGCGKSTLLNCIAGLLDISEGQIFIKGKNVTWEEPKDRGIGMVFQSYALYPQMTVEKNLSFGLKVAKLPQTEIDKRVARAAEILQIQPLLKRKPAELSGGQRQRVAIGRALVRDVDVFLFDEPLSNLDAKLRSELRVEIKRLHQSLENTMIYVTHDQIEALTLADRIAVMKSGVIQQLADPMTIYNIPENLFVAGFIGSPSMNFFRGEIVDREGHKFARINGVDFGLDAYPARTPLDAGRKIVLGVRPEHVKVDEAIPGGEFHDAVVDIEEPMGADNLLWLKLAGQTMSVRIAGSRRYAPGTAVKLSFDMSMASVFDATTENRV
- a CDS encoding D-lyxose/D-mannose family sugar isomerase, with product MLRSEVNAIIDKSDAFMRSFGFVLPPFAYWGPEELKQRAATDSPSIRDARLGWDITDFGKGRFGSYGLVLFTLRNGTSGALSSGHGMIYAEKLMITAKDQTNPLHRHAVKTEDIINRGGGMLVLQMYNSLADGTVDEESEVVVATDARLRRFSPGGLLKLAPGESVTLLPGNWHAFWAEGADVLIGEVSTVNDDLTDNYFREPVGRFSTIQEDTAPNHLLVSDYDTWVR
- a CDS encoding carbohydrate ABC transporter permease yields the protein MPDIAIQTAPTGTKATLSGPAGRKPRPLLSPRNIIIYGTLFVAAAYYLLPLYVMVVTSLKGMPEIRLGNIFSPPVEITFEPWVKAWSSACTGLNCDGLSRGFWNSVRITVPSVIVSIAIASVNGYALANWRFKGAELFFSILVVGAFIPYQVMIYPIVIVLREMGIYGTLTGLILVHSIFGMPILTLLFRNYFASLPEELFKAARIDGAGFWAIYFRIMAPMSLPIFVVAMILQVTGIWNDFLFGVVFTRPEYYPMTVQLNNIVNSVQGVKEYNVNMAATILTGAVPLIVYFVSGRLFVRGIAAGAVKG
- a CDS encoding beta-mannosidase, which produces MTVSTINLDLSGNWQLASADQSHTLAIAIPGDVHSALQAAGVIADPYAGRNEDDVQWVANKDWVLERSFTLDSTDLGGSWYLDIESLDTVAEVHVNDMLVLQSDNCFRRYRPDVSSALKAGENHLRVTLRSSIAAGAELQEKQPFYIPYSTGNSPIPNGNMLRKPQCHFGWDWNIAIAPLGIYGVIALRKMAAARIEHVVTKQVPQANGAIHLQVTVTLHAAEPGIVSLDLSLDDQKDHLDCAVNEGETVVTHVFSVEKPRLWWPAGSGEQALSQLVLSVPSNSVVRQIGFRTVELITDKDEAGNRFAFRINGREIFCRGANWIPADALISRVSPEGVGDLLRSAVDANMNMIRVWGGGFYEPDWFYDLCDRLGLLVWQDFMFACNLYPSTPDFLENVAAEVDYQVKRLASHPSIALWCGDNELVGALTWFEESRKDRDRYLVSYDRLNRTVETALKKAAPHLLWWPSSPSVGVLNFGDAWHADGSGDMHYWSVWHENKSFDNYRTVKPRFCSEFGFQSYTSMPVVRQFAEAKDLNVASPVMEAHQKNAGGNERIAGTMFRYFRFPKDFANFVYLSQVQQGLAIKTAVDYWRSLKPHCMGTLYWQLNDTWPVASWASLDYGGNWKAMHYMVRRFFQPVAVAAIPSADGREIAFSMVNDTAEPVIVELQTFLVSLDGTKTPLTAAGGTCSPDRAATLLTIPTADVPANHLLFWSFEASNGMRGEGHHVTGTYKALDLQPSGLSLASRPFGDGSVEIAVSATGLALHVMIEAEIEGRYSDNAFDLTAGETRTIRFTPKKAPAGGAPIFTSYDLQSCQGNG